Proteins from a genomic interval of Triplophysa dalaica isolate WHDGS20190420 chromosome 21, ASM1584641v1, whole genome shotgun sequence:
- the vamp3 gene encoding vesicle-associated membrane protein 3 produces MSTPGAEGSAGMSGGNRRIQQTQAQVDEVVDIMRVNVDKVLERDQKLSDLDDRADALQAGASQFETSAAKLKRKYWWKNFKMWAILIAVILIIIVIIIVWSTQSS; encoded by the exons AT GTCCACCCCGGGTGCAGAGGGTTCAGCAGGAATGTCGGGGGGTAACCGCAGAATTCAGCAGACGCAGGCGCAGGTGGATGAG GTGGTGGACATCATGCGGGTGAATGTTGATAAGGTCCTGGAACGCGACCAGAAGCTCTCAGACCTAGACGACCGTGCCGATGCCCTGCAGGCTGGTGCTTCTCAGTTTGAGACCAGCGCTGCCAAACTAAAGAGAAAATACTGGTGGAAGAACTTCAAG ATGTGGGCCATTTTGATAGCAGTGATCTTGATCATAATTGTCATCATTATCG TCTGGAGTACACAGTCATCATAA